The segment TAGTCCTCATGGCCCTGGAAATAGTCCTGGTCGGTCAGCACCGAGAGGCAGGCCGCGCCGCCGGCTGCATAGGCGCGGGCATGGGCGGGCGGATCGAAATCGGCGCGGATCAGGCCCTTGGACGGGCTGGCCTTCTTGATCTCGGCGATCAGGCCATAGCCGCCCGCCGCTGCCCGCGCGTCCAGCACTGCCTTGAAGCCGCGCGGTGCGGTGGGCGTCGGCCAGGTGCGTGGGGCAGCCTTGCGGGCGGCGACTTCGGTGCGCTTGGTGGCGATGATCGTGTCGAGAATGGTGCTCATGCGAAGGCGATCCAGCAGTCGAGAAGGGCGTTGGCAAGCCCGTTGTCGAGCATCTCGGCAGCTTCCTCCACCCCGTCCAGAAGGTCATCGGCGCGGCCCGCGACCATCAGCGCGGCGGCCGCGTTCAACAGCACCGCATCGCGATAGGCGCCGTGCTCGCCCTGGAGCAGGCGGCGCAGGGCAAGCGCATTGTATTCGGGATCGCCGCCGCGGATCGCCGCGAGCGGGTGGCGCGGCAGGCCGGCATCCTCGGGGGTGATCCGGGTTGGCAGTCTGGCGCGGCCGACATTGACGACCACGCTCGCCGCCTCGGTGGAAAGCTCGTCCAGCGCATCCTCGCCCGAGACGATCGCGGCTGCCTCGACGCCCAGTTGCTCCAGCGCCTCGGCATAGACCGGGGCATAATCCGGCCGCGCGATGCCGATCAGCTGGTGGCGGACATGCGCCGGGTTGGCGAGTGGACCCATCAGGTTGAAGATCGTCCGCCGCCCGATCCGCCGCCGGATCGGCGCGATGCGGCCGAGCGATGGGTGATGGTGCTGGGCGAACAGGAACGCGATGCCGATCTCGTTGAGGCTCTCCTCGGCCCGCGCTGCGGCGCGATCGAGGTTGAGCCCCAGCGCCTCCAGCGTATCCGCCGCGCCCGCCTTGGAGGAAGCGGCGCGGTTGCCATGCTTGGCTACAGGCACGCCGGCCGCCGCCACGACGAGGCTGACTGCGGTCGAGACGTTGAGCGTGTGGTGCCCGTCGCCGCCGGTGCCGCAGACGTCGATCGCGCCTTCGGGCGCCGTCACCGGGACCAGCCGATTGCGGAGCGCGCGGGCGGCCTCGGCGATTTCGATGCTGGTCTCGCCGCGCACGGAGAGCGCGATGAGAAAGGCCTCGATCTCCGCTTCGGGCGCGGTGCCGTCGAGAATGTCGGCAAAGGCTTGGGCAGCGGTTTCGCGCGCAAGCGGGGAGGACGGATCGGGAAGCAGGCTCAGGCTGGTCACGCCGCCTCTATTCCGGCGTGCGGCCAGCCTGTCGAGCAAATCCTGCTTTGGGGCCTCAGTTGCTCTTCTTGGGCTTGGTGTAAGGGACGAACTGACCCAGCGACACGAAGCCACGCGGGAAATAGGAGCTGCGATCGATCAGCCGCACCGTATCGATGCTGCACAGCTGCGACCCGAAGGTGTTGGTCACCAGGATCGAGTTGCCGTCCAGCTGCTCTGCGCCGCCGCGCGGCTCGTTGACATACAAGGTGCTGCCGTCGGTATAGACGATCGCCTTGCCGTCGATCACCTGGCTCGACCCCGTTCGGACGAGGCTGATGCAATCGACCGGCTTGCCCGCGACTCGGCCGTCGAGAAGCTTGGCAAGCTGCTGCTCCGGCGTGGCCCGATCGCGAGCGTTGGCAACGGGCGCCGCAAGCAGTGCAGCACCGGCGAGCAGGGTGGCGAGGGTCGGTTTCATGGCGATTCTCCTGGCATATCTGCGATGAACCGAGGCTGAAGCAGGTCAGGCAGTAGCGGTCGCCTCGATGCCCGCCAGCCGCAGGAAATTGGCGAGCATCGCATGGCCGTGCTCGGTGGCGATGCTTTCCGGGTGAAATTGCACGCTGTGGATCGGCAGCGCCGCGTGGCGGAAGCCCATCACCGATCCATCCTCGGCGGTGGCGTTGACCAGCAGGCTGTCGGGAATGTCGGTGACGATCAGCGAATGGTAGCGCGTCGCGGTGAAGGGCGAGGGCAGGTCGGTGAACAGCCCGGTGCCGTCATGGCGCACCGGCGAGGTCTTGCCGTGCATCAGCCCGCCGCGGACGACGCTGCCGCCGAAATGCTGGCCGATCGCCTGGTGCCCCAGGCACACGCCCAGCAGCGGCTTGCCGAGATCGGCGCAAGCGGCGACGAGATCCAGGCTGATCCCCGCTTCGTTGGGCGTGCAGGGGCCGGGCGAGATCAGGAAGCCCTGCGCGTTGCTGGCGATTGCCTCGTTCGCGGTCAGCGCATCGTTGCGCACCACCTGCACCTCCACGCCCAGCTCCATCAGATAATGGACGAGGTTCCAGGTAAAGCTGTCGTAATTGTCGAGGACCAGGATCATGGCCCAGACCTAGGCGCTCGACAGCCGCAGCACAATCCGGCCTTGTGGGCGCCACAGTGCGGCGGCACCGCTGGTGGGGCAGGGACGTTGTATCACCCAAGGAGTTTGCCGGATGTTTGCCCGTTTGATGCTTGCCACCGCCCTGCTTGCCACGCCGGCCTTCGCCCAGACCCAGAACCAGACGGCGCAGGATGGGCCGCCCAAGCGGGTGCGCAGCATTCTGCTCTATGGCCAGGAGAGCTGCCCCAAGCCTGCAAATCCGGACGAGATCGTTGTCTGCTCGAATGCAGGCGAGTCGCCGTATCGCATACCCAAGCGCTTCCGCGATCAACCCAAGGAGGATGCACCCTCGACGAGCTGGTCGCGCCGGATGGAAGTGGTGGAGGATTTCAACCGCGCGGGTATGCCCAACAGCTGCTCGGCGGTCGGCAGCGGCGGCCAGACCGGCTGCACCCGGCAGATGCTGCAGCAATGGTATCAGGACAAGCTCGACCGGGAGGCGAAGGCCTCGCGCGTGCCGTGAGCCCCAAGGCGGGTCGGCCTATTGGCCGAAGCCCGCCTCGCTGGCCCGCGCGATCGCTTCGCGCGCGGCGGCGAACAACGCGCCGGACTTGGCCTCGCATTCGCGCTGCTCATAGGCTGGATCGGAGTCGGCAACGATCCCGGCGCCCGCCTGCACGTGCATCACCCCGTCCTTCACCAGCGCGGTGCGCAGCACGATGCACGAATCCATCGACCCATCCGGCGAGAAATAACCGACGCCGCCCGCATAGGGGCCGCGCGTCTCCGCTTCCAGCTCGGCGATGATCTCGCACGCGCGGACCTTTGGTGCCCCGCTCACCGTACCCGCCGGGAAGCCGGCGAACAGCGCGTCGATCGCGTCCGCGTCCTTGCGCAGCGTGCCCACCACGTTGGACACGATGTGCATCACATGGCTGTAGAATTCGACCGTGTAGCTGTCCGTCACCTTGACGCTGCCGGGCGCGGCGGCGCGGCCGACATCGTTGCGGCCAAGGTCGAGCAGCATCAGATGCTCGGCGCGCTCCTTGGGATCGGCGAGCAGCGAGGCACGATTTGCCTCGTCCTCGGCAGCCGTGCGGCCGCGGGGACGCGTCCCCGCAATCGGACGGATGGTGATCTCGCCGTCACGGGCGCGGACCAGGATCTCCGGACTCGAGCCGGTAAGCGCGAAGCCCGGCAGATCGAGATGGTAAAGGAAGGGTGAGGGATTGATCCGTCGCAGCGCGCGGTAGAGCTCGAACGGCGGCAGCGGGAAGGGCGCGGTGAAGCGCTGGGCAAGCACCACCTGAAAGATGTCGCCCGCCGCGATATAGTCCTTCGCCGCAGCCACCATCTCACCGTAGCGGCCTTGCGGCAGCACCGGGGCCGGCTGAACGGCGACCGGATCGGCGCGGACGGGGGCGGGCAGCGGTGCGCTGGCGAGCTGCGCGGCGACTGCGTCGATCCGCTCTGCGGCGACTTCCGGATCGGCGCCCGGCCAGACGGGCGCGACGAAGAACAGCGTATCCGCCAGCCGGTCGAACACCAACAGCACGGTCGGCCGTACGAAGATCATGTCAGGCACGCCGACCGGGCTCTGCGGCGGCCGCGGCAGCTTCTCGACCAGCCCGACCGTCTCGTAGCTGAAATAGCCCACCAGGCACGCAAGCGCGCGCGGCAATTCCACCGGTACGTCCATCCGGCAATCGGCGACAAGGGTGCGCAGCGCCGCCAGCGGATCGTTCGACAGCGGCTCGAACGCGAGGCGATCGCTGAGCCAATGCCGGTTGATCTCAGCCGCGGTGCCGGTCGCGCGGAACACCAGATCCGGCGCGAGCCCGATCAGGCTGTGCCGCCCGCGGATCGATCCGCCCTCGACCGATTCGAGGAGGAAGTCACCCCGGCCCGGTTCGATCAGCTTGAGCGCCGCGGCGACCGGCGTCTCGGTATCGGCGACCTGCCGGCGCCAGACCAAGGCCGGCCGGCCGGCGGCGAGCGCAGCGCGGGCGGCGTCGAGGCCCTGGATCATTGGCCGCCGTTGCGCTGCAGGTCGGCACGGAGGCGGGCGATCGCCGTCTCGTTGCGACGGACCTTGAGCGCGCTGACAAGCGAGGCGGTGAACTGGCGCTCATATTCCTGCGCGCCCACCTGGCCCAGTGCCTGGGTGATCGACTGGAGCATCTGCGGACCCTGCGGATCGCCCGCGAGGTTCCCCGGCTGGATCGTGTCGACATAGACGACATAATAGCCGGCGCGGTTCGGCGCCTCGACCAGCCGCGCGGTCCTGGCCGGCATGTCGAACGCCATCTGGATGAAGTTCTCCTTCCCGCGCAGTTCGCTGCGCTTGAAGTCGAACGGCTTGGGCGGGGCCCCCTTGGTCGCACCTGCCTCGGCGAGCGCCTGCGCCATCGGCACGCCCTTCTGCAGCTTGGGCAGCATCGCGGTGGCGGCGGTACGCGCCTTGGCGAGCGCCTGGTCGAGCAGATAGTCGGCCTTCACCTTGTCGGTGATCTGGGCGAGCGGCCGAGGCGCGGCGGGCACGATCTTCTCGAGCGAGACCAGCGCGAAGCTGCCGTCCTGGCCTACGGGCACCACCTGCGGCTCGTCGCCGGCCTGCTCGAAGCCGAAGCCGGCCTTTGTCACCGCGGTGATGGCAGCGTCGGGCTGATAGGCGGCATTGTCGGGGTCGGTGGCGTTGGCGATCAGCGCGGGGCTGCGCACCGCGGTCAGCTTGGCCTTGGCGACGGCCTCGTCAAAGGTTGCACCGTCGCCGACGGCGTCCTCGATCGCCTGGCGCGAATCGGCGAGCAGCGCGGCGAGCTTGCGCTTGGCGACTTCCTCGGTGAGCTCTGCGCGAACCTGGTCGAGCGTGCGGGCGGCGATATTCTCGACCTTGCTCACGCGGTAGACGAACCAGGCGCCGCCAAGCTGGACGGGGCCCTGCAGCGCGGTTGCCGGCGCAGCGAAGGCGGCATCGGCGAAGGGTGCGGAGACCTGCTTGGCAAGGCCGGCCTTGTCGCTGGCCTCGATAGTGCGGGCTTCGAGACCGGCGGCCTTGGCGGCGCCGACCAGGTCACCGCCCTTGGCAGCGGCGGCGACCTTGGCGGCGACCGACTGGCTGATCGCCTGGACCAGCGCGACGCCGCGCTTCTCGCTGGCGGCGTATTTGGCGGCATCCTTCTTGTAGGCCGCGGCGATCTCGGCCTCGGTCGGCGTGACCTGGGCCTTCAGCGCGTCGGGCTGCGCCAGCGCGTAGCGGACGATCCGGCGCTCGGGCACCTGATAGCGGCTGCGGTTCTGCGCATAATAGCCGGCGAGGGTGTTGGAGTCGGGCGCGGGGCCGGGGTCCATCGCCAGCGACTGGACGAAACCGACGATGCCGGTGCGGCGCTCGAGCAGCGTCGCGACATAGGGGGTCACCACGCCGGCGGGGGCGGGCGCGCGCAAGGCGACGGGGCCGACCAGCCAGGCGGCATAGCGCTGCGTGGTCATGCCCTCGCGGAACACCGCTGGGGTCAGGCGATTCTGCGCGAGCAGTTGCTCAAAGGTCTGCTGGCTGAACTTGCCGTCCATGCCGGCGAACTGCGGATTGTTGGCAATGTCGGTGTCGATCAGCTTCTTGCCGACCGCCATGCCGTTCTGGTTCGCGAACGCCTCGAGCGCGGCAGTGTTGACGGCATCGTTCAGCGCGGCCTCGAACCCGCCCTGCGCCAGCAGCTGTGCCATCGTGATGTTCTGGCCCTGCGCCTGCGCATTGCGCACGTAACGTTCCAGGCGATCGCGAACCTGCTGCTCGGTCACCTTCTCGCCGGCCACGGTCGCCAGCGCGCCGCTGCTGCCGGTGATTCCCTGGCGCATGCCGGTGACGTCACTTGCCGCAAAGGCGATCGCGAGCAGGCCCAGAAAAATGAAGACGATGATCAGGCCGTAGCGCGACTTGGTGAAGTTCCGGAAGGCGTTGAGCATGGAGAGCCGTTCGTTCGAGGAATTTGGGCCCGCTTTAGGGCCGGTGTCGCGCGCCTTCAAGCTTGTGCCGCGCGGCGCAATCGGTATCGACTGTGCCGAAACATTCGGGGAGTGATGGATGCGCCGCAAGTTGGTCGCTGGAAACTGGAAGATGCACGGCATGCGGTCGCACCTGCGGGAGATCGAGGCGATCGCCGCCGCTGCGCAGGCCCATCCCCAAGTCGATGCGCTGCTCTGCGTGCCGTACACCCTGATCCTGGCCGCCGCGAACATCGCCCCCGGTTTCACGATCGGCGCTCAGGATGTGCACGAGAATGATCAGGGCGCCCATACCGGCGACATCTCGGCACCGATGCTGGTGGAGGCGGGGGCCAAGGTGGTAATCGTGGGCCATTCCGAGCGCCGCGCCGATCATGCGGAGACCAGCCACCACACCTGGGCCAAGGCTGCCGCCGCGCGCCGGCACGGCCTGAACGTGATCCTTTGCTGCGGCGAGACCGAGGCCGAGCATGATGCCGGCCGCGCCGAGCGCATCGTTCAGTCGCAGATCGAGAAGTCGCTGCCTGACGGCGCCTCGCCCGACTGGCTGACCATCGCCTATGAGCCGCGCTGGGCGATCGGTACCGGCAAGACGCCTACGCTCGACGAAATCGGTACGATGCATGCCATCCTGCGCGCAAAGCTGCGCGGCATGATCGGCCCGTCTGCCAACGACATGCGGATCCTGTACGGCGGCTCGGTGAGTGGCGCCAATGCGGCGTCCATTCTCGCTGTGGACGATGTCGACGGCGCGCTGGTCGGCGGGGCGAGCCTAACCGCCGCCAAGTTCGTGCCGATCATCGAGGCCGCGGCCCAAATAGCGACGGCGGATTAACCTGTTGTCGGGGGTCTGGCGCTACAAGGCCTCCATGCTGCAGCGGATTCACCTCGTACGCTCGGGAAGGACCAAGCTCGACCGAGCGATCCTGACCGAACAATATCGGGTGCTGGGGCAGCAAATCCCGCTGATGTACACCCTCGTCTTTCTCGACGCGGTGTTCCTCGGCTTCGCTTCCTATGGTTCGGTCTCGACGCGGCTCAGCGTCGTGGCGCCGATCCTGCTCGGCGTCGCCGCCGCCGTCCGCAGCGTCTTGTGGCTCACGAGGCGCGTTGACGCGGCGCCTAGTCTTCGGAAGATCCGCCGCTACCTGATCGGTACGATCATCGCGGGTGCATTGCTCAGCCTTGCGTTCGGAGGCTGGGCGCTGATCCTGTTCATGGAAGCGGACCTGGCGCGACGCACCTGCATCGCGCTCTACATCTTCATCGGGGCGATCACCTGCTGCTATTGTCTGCAGACGTTTCCCGTGGCGGCCTGGCTGGTGATGGGCCTGGGTGCCTCGCCGGTCATTTTGTGCCTGATCGCTTCTGGGGATCGTTTCCTGATCGGGTTGGGAATCAACATCATCCTCGTTTCCGCAGTGGTATTACGAATGTTCGGCGCGACTCACGCCGGGTTCGTTGACGTGCTTGCCTCGCGCGCCGAAATGGCTGCCGGGCAGCGCCGCGCCCGGCTCGCCGAGCAGCGCGCCCACCAGCTTGCCTATCATGATCCCCTGACGGGCCTGCCCAATCGCCGGGCACTCACAGAATATCTGCGGGGCGCAGAGCCCCACCGCTTCGGGCTGATGTTGGTCGACCTCGATCGCTTCAAGTCGATCAACGACGTCCATGGTCACCCGATTGGCGACCAGTTGCTTCGTGCCGTTGCCGGGCGGCTAAGCTGGGTGGTAGGCGAGGGCGGCCGCAGCTATCGGCTGGGCGGGGACGAGTTCGCGATCACACTGCCGTTCGATGGCGACGATCTCGACCGGGTGCGCAGCGTGGCACATGCCATCGTTCGCGAAGTCGCGCGGCCCTTTCTGATCGACGAGCGCATGCACCATATCGGCGCCAGCGTCGGCATCGCACTCTACCCCGAGGATGCGCAGGATGCCGATACGCTGATGCGCCGGGCCGACGTTGCGCTGTACCAGGCCAAGGAGGCGGGGCGCGGCTGCTACTGCGCCTTTGCCAGCCAGATGGACGCCGAGATTCGCCGCCGGTCGACGATCGAGGCGGAGATGCGCGACGGGTTGACCCAGGGCCTGTTCTACCCGCGCTACCAGCCGATCATCGACCTGCGCACCGGGCGGGTTACCGGCTTCGAGTTGCTCGCGCGCTGGCGGCGCGAGGACAGCGAGATCGGGCCCGACCAGTTCATTCCGATTGCCGAGGAATGCGGGCTGCTCAACACCCTGATGCTCGACCTGCTCGACCGCGCCTGTTCCGAAACCCGTGAGTGGCCGGTCGCGGCGAATATCGCGATCAACATCTCCCCCGGCCAGCTGCGCGACGACTGGTTGAGCCACAAGATCCTGTCCGTGCTTGCGCGAACGGGCTTCCCGCCGCAGCGGCTGACCGTAGAGATCACCGAAAACGCGCTGATCGTGGATGCGGAAAAGGCACATCATGCGATCGAGTCGCTGAAAAACCAGGGGGTGCAGCTGGCGCTCGACGACTTCGGCACCGGCTATTCGTCGATCCAGCATCTGCGCATGCTGCCGTTCGACAAGATCAAGATCGATCGCTCGTTCGTCGACTCGCTGAGCGAGAGCGCCGAGAAGCTTCGGATCGTCCGTGCAATCCTCGGCTTGGCCGGCACGCTCGAGCTGCCGGTGGTGGCGGAGGGGATCGAGACGCTGGAAACCGCGCAGATGCTCCGTGCCTTGGGGTGCGCACAGGGGCAGGGCTATCTGTTCGGCCGCCCGATGGACAAGGAAGAAGTCGAGCGCTGGCTCGCCGACGGCGCGATGCCGCCGGCGGCCGAAGCGCTTATCCGCCGTAACGGTCCTTGAGGACCTTCCAGGTGGCGCGCAGGCTTACCGCCTCGGCGCCCTTGGGCCGGCCCGGCTTGGGGCTGCCGTTCCAGCAGAAGATGTCGAAATGGGCCCATTGGGCCTTGGCCGGCACGAATTCCTTGAGGAACAGCGCCGCCGTGATCGCGCCGCCGAACGGACCTTCGGCAGCGTTGACCATGTCCGCCACGTCCGACTTCAGCAAATCCTTGTACGGATCATAGAGCGGCATCCGCCAGATCGGATCGGCCTCTTCCTCGCCGGCCGCGAGGATTTCCGCGGCGAGCGTATCGTCATTGGCGAACAGCGCCTGAAGGTCCGCGCCAAGTGCCACGCGTGCGGCACCGGTCAGCGTCGCGAAGTCGAACACCAGCTCGGGGTCCTTCTCCTCGGCCTTGGTGAGGGCATCCCCAAGGATCAGGCGGCCCTCCGCGTCTGTGTTGCTGTTCTCGACGGTGATGCCCTTGCGCGAGGTCATCACGTCGCCCGGCCGCGTCGCTTCGCCCGAGATCGA is part of the Sphingomonas sp. genome and harbors:
- a CDS encoding aminodeoxychorismate/anthranilate synthase component II encodes the protein MILVLDNYDSFTWNLVHYLMELGVEVQVVRNDALTANEAIASNAQGFLISPGPCTPNEAGISLDLVAACADLGKPLLGVCLGHQAIGQHFGGSVVRGGLMHGKTSPVRHDGTGLFTDLPSPFTATRYHSLIVTDIPDSLLVNATAEDGSVMGFRHAALPIHSVQFHPESIATEHGHAMLANFLRLAGIEATATA
- a CDS encoding anthranilate synthase component I family protein, which translates into the protein MIQGLDAARAALAAGRPALVWRRQVADTETPVAAALKLIEPGRGDFLLESVEGGSIRGRHSLIGLAPDLVFRATGTAAEINRHWLSDRLAFEPLSNDPLAALRTLVADCRMDVPVELPRALACLVGYFSYETVGLVEKLPRPPQSPVGVPDMIFVRPTVLLVFDRLADTLFFVAPVWPGADPEVAAERIDAVAAQLASAPLPAPVRADPVAVQPAPVLPQGRYGEMVAAAKDYIAAGDIFQVVLAQRFTAPFPLPPFELYRALRRINPSPFLYHLDLPGFALTGSSPEILVRARDGEITIRPIAGTRPRGRTAAEDEANRASLLADPKERAEHLMLLDLGRNDVGRAAAPGSVKVTDSYTVEFYSHVMHIVSNVVGTLRKDADAIDALFAGFPAGTVSGAPKVRACEIIAELEAETRGPYAGGVGYFSPDGSMDSCIVLRTALVKDGVMHVQAGAGIVADSDPAYEQRECEAKSGALFAAAREAIARASEAGFGQ
- the trpD gene encoding anthranilate phosphoribosyltransferase, with translation MTSLSLLPDPSSPLARETAAQAFADILDGTAPEAEIEAFLIALSVRGETSIEIAEAARALRNRLVPVTAPEGAIDVCGTGGDGHHTLNVSTAVSLVVAAAGVPVAKHGNRAASSKAGAADTLEALGLNLDRAAARAEESLNEIGIAFLFAQHHHPSLGRIAPIRRRIGRRTIFNLMGPLANPAHVRHQLIGIARPDYAPVYAEALEQLGVEAAAIVSGEDALDELSTEAASVVVNVGRARLPTRITPEDAGLPRHPLAAIRGGDPEYNALALRRLLQGEHGAYRDAVLLNAAAALMVAGRADDLLDGVEEAAEMLDNGLANALLDCWIAFA
- a CDS encoding SurA N-terminal domain-containing protein — translated: MLNAFRNFTKSRYGLIIVFIFLGLLAIAFAASDVTGMRQGITGSSGALATVAGEKVTEQQVRDRLERYVRNAQAQGQNITMAQLLAQGGFEAALNDAVNTAALEAFANQNGMAVGKKLIDTDIANNPQFAGMDGKFSQQTFEQLLAQNRLTPAVFREGMTTQRYAAWLVGPVALRAPAPAGVVTPYVATLLERRTGIVGFVQSLAMDPGPAPDSNTLAGYYAQNRSRYQVPERRIVRYALAQPDALKAQVTPTEAEIAAAYKKDAAKYAASEKRGVALVQAISQSVAAKVAAAAKGGDLVGAAKAAGLEARTIEASDKAGLAKQVSAPFADAAFAAPATALQGPVQLGGAWFVYRVSKVENIAARTLDQVRAELTEEVAKRKLAALLADSRQAIEDAVGDGATFDEAVAKAKLTAVRSPALIANATDPDNAAYQPDAAITAVTKAGFGFEQAGDEPQVVPVGQDGSFALVSLEKIVPAAPRPLAQITDKVKADYLLDQALAKARTAATAMLPKLQKGVPMAQALAEAGATKGAPPKPFDFKRSELRGKENFIQMAFDMPARTARLVEAPNRAGYYVVYVDTIQPGNLAGDPQGPQMLQSITQALGQVGAQEYERQFTASLVSALKVRRNETAIARLRADLQRNGGQ
- the tpiA gene encoding triose-phosphate isomerase — protein: MRRKLVAGNWKMHGMRSHLREIEAIAAAAQAHPQVDALLCVPYTLILAAANIAPGFTIGAQDVHENDQGAHTGDISAPMLVEAGAKVVIVGHSERRADHAETSHHTWAKAAAARRHGLNVILCCGETEAEHDAGRAERIVQSQIEKSLPDGASPDWLTIAYEPRWAIGTGKTPTLDEIGTMHAILRAKLRGMIGPSANDMRILYGGSVSGANAASILAVDDVDGALVGGASLTAAKFVPIIEAAAQIATAD
- a CDS encoding putative bifunctional diguanylate cyclase/phosphodiesterase is translated as MLQRIHLVRSGRTKLDRAILTEQYRVLGQQIPLMYTLVFLDAVFLGFASYGSVSTRLSVVAPILLGVAAAVRSVLWLTRRVDAAPSLRKIRRYLIGTIIAGALLSLAFGGWALILFMEADLARRTCIALYIFIGAITCCYCLQTFPVAAWLVMGLGASPVILCLIASGDRFLIGLGINIILVSAVVLRMFGATHAGFVDVLASRAEMAAGQRRARLAEQRAHQLAYHDPLTGLPNRRALTEYLRGAEPHRFGLMLVDLDRFKSINDVHGHPIGDQLLRAVAGRLSWVVGEGGRSYRLGGDEFAITLPFDGDDLDRVRSVAHAIVREVARPFLIDERMHHIGASVGIALYPEDAQDADTLMRRADVALYQAKEAGRGCYCAFASQMDAEIRRRSTIEAEMRDGLTQGLFYPRYQPIIDLRTGRVTGFELLARWRREDSEIGPDQFIPIAEECGLLNTLMLDLLDRACSETREWPVAANIAINISPGQLRDDWLSHKILSVLARTGFPPQRLTVEITENALIVDAEKAHHAIESLKNQGVQLALDDFGTGYSSIQHLRMLPFDKIKIDRSFVDSLSESAEKLRIVRAILGLAGTLELPVVAEGIETLETAQMLRALGCAQGQGYLFGRPMDKEEVERWLADGAMPPAAEALIRRNGP